From Sander lucioperca isolate FBNREF2018 chromosome 14, SLUC_FBN_1.2, whole genome shotgun sequence, the proteins below share one genomic window:
- the LOC116037483 gene encoding tyrosine-protein kinase Fer-like isoform X1 encodes MGFGRDLKNSHEGLLKLQDWELKLLETVKRFMTLRVKSDKEYAALLLSMTQQTEKQEAADYVSTVSKSWCQVVRQTEALGRVMRSHADDLNSGPLHRLATLIRDKQQVKKSYQSLHHQLESHNHKVTRSDLDKMKATYRQLSRDANNAKEKYLEALAKGREAERARERYDKATAKLHNLHNQYVLAVCGARTQQDEHRRRAAPALLDALQRMQEDMTLALKSILQEYCEISSLLTEEIVKVHQEISAAVEQIDQLAEYQHFIDAYRSPETPEASVEFDASLLDETDNLPAGEILWNTLTADSLQAMLSSATEELSLTQQNLRTKEALADDLDTKIQTSQQSTERKSDCVLLLSQKLSLLELHHAVQSLRGSEARLASQKALLDAKMADAATTPPPPPTPPALPYEDDSRSVGSTDKTKDRSSRFDTLRHLAGMIRSPKAMLGSSTSQFFDVIPTSERPLADQEWYHGAIPRTEAQELLRQQGEFLVRESHGKPGEYVLSVFSDEQRRHFIIQYADSQYRFEGTGFSTIPQLIEHHFSTKQVITKKSGVVLLNPVVKDKKWILNHEDVVLGELLGKGNFGEVFKGTLQRDKMAVAVKTCKEDLPPELKIRFLSEARILKQYDHPNIVKLIGVCTQRQPIYIVMELVPGGDFLSFLRKKKDELKTKQLVRFSVDAAAGMAYLESKNCIHRDLAARNCLVGEGSVLKISDFGMSRQEDDGIYSSSGLKQIPIKWTAPEALNYGRYSSDSDVWSYGILLWETFSLGVCPYPGMTNQQAREQVEKGYRMACPQRCPDDVYKVMQRCWQYNPEERPKFSELQRDLAAIKKK; translated from the exons atggGGTTCGGTCGGGATCTGAAGAATTCCCACGAGGGATTACTGAAGCTACAGGACTGGGAGTTAAAG CTGCTGGAGACGGTGAAACGTTTCATGACGCTGCGAGTAAAGAGCGATAAAGAGTATGCCGCCCTGCTGCTCAGCATGACTCAGCAAACTGAGAAACAGGAAGCAGCTGATTACGTCAGCACTGTGAGCAAG TCGTGGTGTCAGGTGGTGCGCCAGACGGAGGCGTTGGGCCGGGTCATGCGGAGTCACGCTGACGATCTGAACTCCGGGCCGCTGCACCGATTGGCCACGCTCATCAGAGACAAGCAGCAGGTGAAGAAGAGCTACCAGAGTCTTCATCACCAGCTGGAGAGCCACAACCACAAG GTTACCAGGAGTGACCTGGACAAAATGAAGGCCACGTATCGTCAGCTGAGCCGCGACGCTAACAACGCCAAAGAGAAGTACCTCGAGGCGCTGGCCAAAG GCAGGGAGGCGGAGCGAGCCCGGGAGCGTTACGACAAAGCGACGGCGAAGCTCCACAACCTCCACAACCAGTACGTGTTGGCGGTCTGTGGCGCCCGCACGCAGCAGGACGAACACCGGCGCCGCGCTGCTCCAGCCCTGCTCGACGCTCTGCAGAGGATGCAGGAGGACATGACGCTCGCCCT TAAAAGCATCCTCCAGGAGTACTGTGAGATCAGCAGTCTGCTGACGGAGGAGATAGTTAAAGTTCATCAGGAGATTTCGGCGGCCGTGGAGCAGATCGACCAGCTGGCTGAGTACCAACACTTCATCGACGCCTACAG GTCTCCGGAGACTCCCGAGGCGAGCGTGGAGTTTGACGCGTCCCTATTGGACGAGACGGACAACCTGCCGGCTGGCGAGATCCTCTGGAACACGCTGACGGCCGACAGCCTGCAGGCTAT gTTGTCGTCGGCGACCGAGGAGCTGTCGCTGACTCAGCAGAATCTGAGGACGAAGGAGGCGCTGGCCGACGACCTCGACACCAAAATACAGACCAGTCAACAGAGCACAGAGAGGAAGAGCGA CTGTGTCCTGCTGCTCAGTCAGAAACTCTCTCTCCTCGAGCTTCATCACGCCGTCCAATCACTGCGCGGCTCTGAGGCCCGCCTGGCCTCCCAGAAGGCCCTGCTGGACGCCAAGATGGCGGACGCCGCCACCACTCCGCCCCCGCCCCCAACTCCCCCAGCGCTGCCGTACGAAGACGACTCGCGCTCCGTCGGATCCACG gatAAAACTAAGGACAGGAGTTCTCGGTTCGACACTCTGCGTCATCTTGCCGGAATGATCCGGTCTCCTAAAGCCATGCTGGGCTCCTCCACCTCG CAGTTCTTCGATGTGATCCCGACCTCGGAGCGCCCGCTGGCCGACCAGGAGTGGTACCACGGCGCCATCCCCCGCACCGAGGCACAGGAGTTGCTACGGCAACAGGGAGAGTTCCTGGTGAGGGAGAGTCACGGCAAACCGGGAGAGTACGTCCTGTCAGTGTTTTCAGACGAGCAGAGGAGACACTTCATCATCCAGTACGCTGAt AGCCAGTACCGGTTTGAAGGGACGGGCTTCTCCACCATACCTCAGCTCATCGAGCATCATTTCTCCACCAaacaagtcatcaccaagaagTCTGGCGTCGTGCTGCTCAACCCCGTCGTCAAG gataAGAAATGGATCCTGAACCATGAGGACGTGGTGCTGGGGGAGCTGCTGGGAAAG GGGAACTTTGGCGAGGTGTTCAAAGGGACGCTGCAACGCGACAAAATGGCGGTCGCCGTCAAAACGTGTAAAGAAGACTTACCTCCAGAGCTGAAGATACGGTTCCTCTCTGAGGCCAG GATCCTGAAGCAGTACGACCATCCGAACATCGTGAAGCTGATTGGAGTTTGTACGCAGAGACAGCCGATCTACATCGTCATGGAGCTGGTTCCTG gAGGAGACTTCCTGTCGTTTCTCAGGAAGAAGAAGGACGAGTTAAAGACGAAGCAGCTGGTTCGGTTCTCTGTGGACGCTGCTGCCGGCATGGCCTACCTGGAGAGCAAGAACTGTATCCACAG ggaCCTAGCAGCGAGGAACTGTCTGGTGGGAGAGGGCAGCGTGTTGAAGATCAGTGATTTTGGGATGAGTCGTCAGGAGGACGACGGCATTTATTCTTCTTCTGGACTCAAACAGATCCCCATCAAATGGACCGCTCCAGAGGCCCTCAACTACG GGCGCTACAGCTCTGACAGTGATGTGTGGAGTTACGGCATCCTGCTGTGGGAGACCTTCAGTTTGGGGGTGTGTCCTTACCCGGGGATGACCAATCAGCAGGCCCGGGAGCAGGTGGAGAAAG GTTACAGGATGGCGTGTCCCCAGCGTTGCCCTGACGACGTGTATAAAGTGATGCAGCGCTGCTGGCAGTATAACCCCGAGGAGCGGCCCAAGTTCTCCGAGCTGCAAAGAGACCTCGCCGCCATCAAGAAGAAGTGA
- the LOC116037483 gene encoding tyrosine-protein kinase Fer-like isoform X2, with amino-acid sequence MGFGRDLKNSHEGLLKLQDWELKLLETVKRFMTLRVKSDKEYAALLLSMTQQTEKQEAADYVSTVSKSWCQVVRQTEALGRVMRSHADDLNSGPLHRLATLIRDKQQVKKSYQSLHHQLESHNHKVTRSDLDKMKATYRQLSRDANNAKEKYLEALAKGREAERARERYDKATAKLHNLHNQYVLAVCGARTQQDEHRRRAAPALLDALQRMQEDMTLALKSILQEYCEISSLLTEEIVKVHQEISAAVEQIDQLAEYQHFIDAYRSPETPEASVEFDASLLDETDNLPAGEILWNTLTADSLQAMLSSATEELSLTQQNLRTKEALADDLDTKIQTSQQSTERKSDCVLLLSQKLSLLELHHAVQSLRGSEARLASQKALLDAKMADAATTPPPPPTPPALPYEDDSRSVGSTDKTKDRSSRFDTLRHLAGMIRSPKAMLGSSTSFFDVIPTSERPLADQEWYHGAIPRTEAQELLRQQGEFLVRESHGKPGEYVLSVFSDEQRRHFIIQYADSQYRFEGTGFSTIPQLIEHHFSTKQVITKKSGVVLLNPVVKDKKWILNHEDVVLGELLGKGNFGEVFKGTLQRDKMAVAVKTCKEDLPPELKIRFLSEARILKQYDHPNIVKLIGVCTQRQPIYIVMELVPGGDFLSFLRKKKDELKTKQLVRFSVDAAAGMAYLESKNCIHRDLAARNCLVGEGSVLKISDFGMSRQEDDGIYSSSGLKQIPIKWTAPEALNYGRYSSDSDVWSYGILLWETFSLGVCPYPGMTNQQAREQVEKGYRMACPQRCPDDVYKVMQRCWQYNPEERPKFSELQRDLAAIKKK; translated from the exons atggGGTTCGGTCGGGATCTGAAGAATTCCCACGAGGGATTACTGAAGCTACAGGACTGGGAGTTAAAG CTGCTGGAGACGGTGAAACGTTTCATGACGCTGCGAGTAAAGAGCGATAAAGAGTATGCCGCCCTGCTGCTCAGCATGACTCAGCAAACTGAGAAACAGGAAGCAGCTGATTACGTCAGCACTGTGAGCAAG TCGTGGTGTCAGGTGGTGCGCCAGACGGAGGCGTTGGGCCGGGTCATGCGGAGTCACGCTGACGATCTGAACTCCGGGCCGCTGCACCGATTGGCCACGCTCATCAGAGACAAGCAGCAGGTGAAGAAGAGCTACCAGAGTCTTCATCACCAGCTGGAGAGCCACAACCACAAG GTTACCAGGAGTGACCTGGACAAAATGAAGGCCACGTATCGTCAGCTGAGCCGCGACGCTAACAACGCCAAAGAGAAGTACCTCGAGGCGCTGGCCAAAG GCAGGGAGGCGGAGCGAGCCCGGGAGCGTTACGACAAAGCGACGGCGAAGCTCCACAACCTCCACAACCAGTACGTGTTGGCGGTCTGTGGCGCCCGCACGCAGCAGGACGAACACCGGCGCCGCGCTGCTCCAGCCCTGCTCGACGCTCTGCAGAGGATGCAGGAGGACATGACGCTCGCCCT TAAAAGCATCCTCCAGGAGTACTGTGAGATCAGCAGTCTGCTGACGGAGGAGATAGTTAAAGTTCATCAGGAGATTTCGGCGGCCGTGGAGCAGATCGACCAGCTGGCTGAGTACCAACACTTCATCGACGCCTACAG GTCTCCGGAGACTCCCGAGGCGAGCGTGGAGTTTGACGCGTCCCTATTGGACGAGACGGACAACCTGCCGGCTGGCGAGATCCTCTGGAACACGCTGACGGCCGACAGCCTGCAGGCTAT gTTGTCGTCGGCGACCGAGGAGCTGTCGCTGACTCAGCAGAATCTGAGGACGAAGGAGGCGCTGGCCGACGACCTCGACACCAAAATACAGACCAGTCAACAGAGCACAGAGAGGAAGAGCGA CTGTGTCCTGCTGCTCAGTCAGAAACTCTCTCTCCTCGAGCTTCATCACGCCGTCCAATCACTGCGCGGCTCTGAGGCCCGCCTGGCCTCCCAGAAGGCCCTGCTGGACGCCAAGATGGCGGACGCCGCCACCACTCCGCCCCCGCCCCCAACTCCCCCAGCGCTGCCGTACGAAGACGACTCGCGCTCCGTCGGATCCACG gatAAAACTAAGGACAGGAGTTCTCGGTTCGACACTCTGCGTCATCTTGCCGGAATGATCCGGTCTCCTAAAGCCATGCTGGGCTCCTCCACCTCG TTCTTCGATGTGATCCCGACCTCGGAGCGCCCGCTGGCCGACCAGGAGTGGTACCACGGCGCCATCCCCCGCACCGAGGCACAGGAGTTGCTACGGCAACAGGGAGAGTTCCTGGTGAGGGAGAGTCACGGCAAACCGGGAGAGTACGTCCTGTCAGTGTTTTCAGACGAGCAGAGGAGACACTTCATCATCCAGTACGCTGAt AGCCAGTACCGGTTTGAAGGGACGGGCTTCTCCACCATACCTCAGCTCATCGAGCATCATTTCTCCACCAaacaagtcatcaccaagaagTCTGGCGTCGTGCTGCTCAACCCCGTCGTCAAG gataAGAAATGGATCCTGAACCATGAGGACGTGGTGCTGGGGGAGCTGCTGGGAAAG GGGAACTTTGGCGAGGTGTTCAAAGGGACGCTGCAACGCGACAAAATGGCGGTCGCCGTCAAAACGTGTAAAGAAGACTTACCTCCAGAGCTGAAGATACGGTTCCTCTCTGAGGCCAG GATCCTGAAGCAGTACGACCATCCGAACATCGTGAAGCTGATTGGAGTTTGTACGCAGAGACAGCCGATCTACATCGTCATGGAGCTGGTTCCTG gAGGAGACTTCCTGTCGTTTCTCAGGAAGAAGAAGGACGAGTTAAAGACGAAGCAGCTGGTTCGGTTCTCTGTGGACGCTGCTGCCGGCATGGCCTACCTGGAGAGCAAGAACTGTATCCACAG ggaCCTAGCAGCGAGGAACTGTCTGGTGGGAGAGGGCAGCGTGTTGAAGATCAGTGATTTTGGGATGAGTCGTCAGGAGGACGACGGCATTTATTCTTCTTCTGGACTCAAACAGATCCCCATCAAATGGACCGCTCCAGAGGCCCTCAACTACG GGCGCTACAGCTCTGACAGTGATGTGTGGAGTTACGGCATCCTGCTGTGGGAGACCTTCAGTTTGGGGGTGTGTCCTTACCCGGGGATGACCAATCAGCAGGCCCGGGAGCAGGTGGAGAAAG GTTACAGGATGGCGTGTCCCCAGCGTTGCCCTGACGACGTGTATAAAGTGATGCAGCGCTGCTGGCAGTATAACCCCGAGGAGCGGCCCAAGTTCTCCGAGCTGCAAAGAGACCTCGCCGCCATCAAGAAGAAGTGA
- the LOC116037483 gene encoding tyrosine-protein kinase Fer-like isoform X3: MGFGRDLKNSHEGLLKLQDWELKLLETVKRFMTLRVKSDKEYAALLLSMTQQTEKQEAADYVSTVSKSWCQVVRQTEALGRVMRSHADDLNSGPLHRLATLIRDKQQVKKSYQSLHHQLESHNHKVTRSDLDKMKATYRQLSRDANNAKEKYLEALAKGREAERARERYDKATAKLHNLHNQYVLAVCGARTQQDEHRRRAAPALLDALQRMQEDMTLALKSILQEYCEISSLLTEEIVKVHQEISAAVEQIDQLAEYQHFIDAYRSPETPEASVEFDASLLDETDNLPAGEILWNTLTADSLQAMLSSATEELSLTQQNLRTKEALADDLDTKIQTSQQSTERKSDCVLLLSQKLSLLELHHAVQSLRGSEARLASQKALLDAKMADAATTPPPPPTPPALPYEDDSRSVGSTDKTKDRSSRFDTLRHLAGMIRSPKAMLGSSTSQFFDVIPTSERPLADQEWYHGAIPRTEAQELLRQQGEFLVRESHGKPGEYVLSVFSDEQRRHFIIQYADSQYRFEGTGFSTIPQLIEHHFSTKQVITKKSGVVLLNPVVKDKKWILNHEDVVLGELLGKGNFGEVFKGTLQRDKMAVAVKTCKEDLPPELKIRFLSEARILKQYDHPNIVKLIGVCTQRQPIYIVMELVPGGDFLSFLRKKKDELKTKQLVRFSVDAAAGMAYLESKNCIHRDLAARNCLVGEGSVSNLSVSLPVCLSGT, encoded by the exons atggGGTTCGGTCGGGATCTGAAGAATTCCCACGAGGGATTACTGAAGCTACAGGACTGGGAGTTAAAG CTGCTGGAGACGGTGAAACGTTTCATGACGCTGCGAGTAAAGAGCGATAAAGAGTATGCCGCCCTGCTGCTCAGCATGACTCAGCAAACTGAGAAACAGGAAGCAGCTGATTACGTCAGCACTGTGAGCAAG TCGTGGTGTCAGGTGGTGCGCCAGACGGAGGCGTTGGGCCGGGTCATGCGGAGTCACGCTGACGATCTGAACTCCGGGCCGCTGCACCGATTGGCCACGCTCATCAGAGACAAGCAGCAGGTGAAGAAGAGCTACCAGAGTCTTCATCACCAGCTGGAGAGCCACAACCACAAG GTTACCAGGAGTGACCTGGACAAAATGAAGGCCACGTATCGTCAGCTGAGCCGCGACGCTAACAACGCCAAAGAGAAGTACCTCGAGGCGCTGGCCAAAG GCAGGGAGGCGGAGCGAGCCCGGGAGCGTTACGACAAAGCGACGGCGAAGCTCCACAACCTCCACAACCAGTACGTGTTGGCGGTCTGTGGCGCCCGCACGCAGCAGGACGAACACCGGCGCCGCGCTGCTCCAGCCCTGCTCGACGCTCTGCAGAGGATGCAGGAGGACATGACGCTCGCCCT TAAAAGCATCCTCCAGGAGTACTGTGAGATCAGCAGTCTGCTGACGGAGGAGATAGTTAAAGTTCATCAGGAGATTTCGGCGGCCGTGGAGCAGATCGACCAGCTGGCTGAGTACCAACACTTCATCGACGCCTACAG GTCTCCGGAGACTCCCGAGGCGAGCGTGGAGTTTGACGCGTCCCTATTGGACGAGACGGACAACCTGCCGGCTGGCGAGATCCTCTGGAACACGCTGACGGCCGACAGCCTGCAGGCTAT gTTGTCGTCGGCGACCGAGGAGCTGTCGCTGACTCAGCAGAATCTGAGGACGAAGGAGGCGCTGGCCGACGACCTCGACACCAAAATACAGACCAGTCAACAGAGCACAGAGAGGAAGAGCGA CTGTGTCCTGCTGCTCAGTCAGAAACTCTCTCTCCTCGAGCTTCATCACGCCGTCCAATCACTGCGCGGCTCTGAGGCCCGCCTGGCCTCCCAGAAGGCCCTGCTGGACGCCAAGATGGCGGACGCCGCCACCACTCCGCCCCCGCCCCCAACTCCCCCAGCGCTGCCGTACGAAGACGACTCGCGCTCCGTCGGATCCACG gatAAAACTAAGGACAGGAGTTCTCGGTTCGACACTCTGCGTCATCTTGCCGGAATGATCCGGTCTCCTAAAGCCATGCTGGGCTCCTCCACCTCG CAGTTCTTCGATGTGATCCCGACCTCGGAGCGCCCGCTGGCCGACCAGGAGTGGTACCACGGCGCCATCCCCCGCACCGAGGCACAGGAGTTGCTACGGCAACAGGGAGAGTTCCTGGTGAGGGAGAGTCACGGCAAACCGGGAGAGTACGTCCTGTCAGTGTTTTCAGACGAGCAGAGGAGACACTTCATCATCCAGTACGCTGAt AGCCAGTACCGGTTTGAAGGGACGGGCTTCTCCACCATACCTCAGCTCATCGAGCATCATTTCTCCACCAaacaagtcatcaccaagaagTCTGGCGTCGTGCTGCTCAACCCCGTCGTCAAG gataAGAAATGGATCCTGAACCATGAGGACGTGGTGCTGGGGGAGCTGCTGGGAAAG GGGAACTTTGGCGAGGTGTTCAAAGGGACGCTGCAACGCGACAAAATGGCGGTCGCCGTCAAAACGTGTAAAGAAGACTTACCTCCAGAGCTGAAGATACGGTTCCTCTCTGAGGCCAG GATCCTGAAGCAGTACGACCATCCGAACATCGTGAAGCTGATTGGAGTTTGTACGCAGAGACAGCCGATCTACATCGTCATGGAGCTGGTTCCTG gAGGAGACTTCCTGTCGTTTCTCAGGAAGAAGAAGGACGAGTTAAAGACGAAGCAGCTGGTTCGGTTCTCTGTGGACGCTGCTGCCGGCATGGCCTACCTGGAGAGCAAGAACTGTATCCACAG ggaCCTAGCAGCGAGGAACTGTCTGGTGGGAGAGGGCAGcgtgtctaacctgtctgtctctctgcctgtctgtctctcagggaCCTAG